ATATCGTCGACCTGTGTCAGCAGGTGTATGACGCCCTTGAAGAGGCCGATGATGCCATCCTGGCACGGCTTGCCCAGGTTAAACGGCAGCTCGTCAGTCTGACCAGATTTGACAACGACTTTCACTCCTACCTGAGTGAGCTGGAAGGGGCCGTGACCACCATCACGGATATTTCAGCCGTTGCCGGCCAGAAAGCCCAGGAAATAGAAGCTGATGAAAAACAGCTTGCCATTGTGGAAGGACGGATACGGCTGATTGACAGCCTGAAGCTCAAGTATGGCACGACAGTTCAGGCCATCCTGGAATATGGGGAAGAGCTGCGGGCAGAGCAATCGGAACTTGAGCAGAGTCTTGACCTGGAGAAACTGCAGGCGGACAGCGAAGAGGCCCTGGCCAAAGCCATGGACAGTGGACGGCAACTGAGCGCGCAGCGGCAGAAGGCAGCCGCCTACATCACCAGCAGCATCCTGCAGCACCTCAACCAGCTGCATATGAAGAACTGTCGCTTTGAGGTCAGCATGACATCCCTTGACGAGCCAGCTGAAGAAGGTCTGGAGCAGGTGGAATTCCTTCTTTCCGCCAATAAGGGTGAATCCCTGAAGCCCCTTGCCAAAGTCGCCAGTGGCGGCGAGATGAGTCGCATTATGCTGGCCATCAAGGGGGCACTGGCCGAACGGGAAACCCACGCCGCCACCATGGTCTTTGATGAGGTTGACACCGGCGTCAGTGGTGCCGTGGCAGAAATGGTGGGCAAAAAACTCAAGGAGCTGGCCCGCCGGCACCAGGTCATGGTGATCACCCACCTGCCCCAGGTCGCTGTGCAGGGTGATCAGAACTACCGAATTACCAAAATTACCAGTGGCAATGCCACCATGACCCGTGTGGACGCCCTTGACCATGAGGAGAAGGTTGCTGAAATCGCCCGAATTCTCAGCGGCGTCGATATCACGGCCGAATCCCTCTCCCACGCCCGTCGCTATATGGATCAGCTGGAATCATGACCGAAGGAACCACCAACCGGCGCATAGCCCTGAAAGTCGCCTATGACGGCACCCATTACCACGGCTGGCAGACCCAGGAAAACGCCGCAAACACCATCCAGGCCATTCTGGAGCACGCGGCGGGAAGCGTATGCAATCACCCGCTGTATATCCATGGTTCCGGCCGCACCGACACCGGTGTGCACGCCCGGGGGCAGATCTGCCATCTGACCACCACCAGCACGATTCCCCTGTTCAAGATCATCATGGGCATGAACTCCATGCTGCCCCGTGATATCCGTGTGCGCAACGCCTTTGATGTGGATGAAGATTTCCACAGCCAGTATTCAACCCACAGCAAAAAATACAGTTATGCCATTCTGCACGGCTGTCAGCCCGATCCTCTGCAGCGGCTTTACAGCTGGCATGTGCGACAGACCATCGATCCGGCTCGTCTGCAGGAGGAGTTGAACCACTTTGTGGGCGAGCACGACTTCAAAGCCTGCCGGGCCAAGAAAGCCACCACCAAAACCACCGTCCGCACCATCTATTCCATCGGTGTCCGGGTGGAGAGCCCCCACAAGCTGCACATTCACTTCCATGGCAATGGGTTCCTCAAACACATGATCCGCATCATGGTCGGCACCGCCGTAGATCGCGCCATCGGGTGCCTGGATCGCAGCATTCCGGAAATACTCCTGAGTCGTGACCGTACCCGGGGTGGCAGGACAGCGGCCCCCTGCGGGTTAGTGATGGAGGAAGTGCTCTACGAGCAATACGACTTCAGCGCTGACTTCCGCATCACCTGAAGGGCCTTTGGGGGCACTCCCTATACGGGAATGCCCCGGTGGCGAAAGAGCGCGTAGTAGAGCAGCGGAATGACCACCAGCGTCAGCAGGGTGGAGACGGCCAGTCCGAAGATCAGCGATATGGCCAGGCCGTTGAAGATCGGATCATCAATGATGAACAGAGCGCCGATCATGGCGGCCACAGCCGTCAGAATAATAGGCTGCGCGCGCACCGCGCTGGCGTGTACCACGGCTTCCTCCCAGCTCTGACCACTGCGCAGACTGTGATTCATGAAGTCCACCAGCAGGATAGAGTTGCGCACGATAATGCCCGCCAGGGCGATCATGCCGATCATACTGGTGGCAGTAAACTGCTGCCCCAGGAGAGCGTGTCCCGGCATAATGCCCACCAGGGTCAAGGGGATAGGGGCCATGATCACCAGGGGCACCAGGTAGGAGCGGAACTGCCCCACCACCAGCATGTAGATGAGAATCAAGCCAACAGCGTAGGCAATGCCCATATCGCGAAAGGTCTCATAGGTGATCTGCCACTCGCCATCCCACTTGATGGCCGGCGTTGCCGGCCACGAAGGCTGGCGGATGAAATACTGTTCGGGCGCGTTCTCTTCTCCCGCCAGGACGGCCACGGCGTCAAACATGCCATACAGTGGCGAGTCGAGCTTGCCGGCCATATCGGCCATTACATAGCTTACCGGGAGCAGATCCTTATGATAGATCGCGCCCTGCCAGCTGGACTCCACGATATCCGCCACTTCCCCCAGAAAGACGAGTTGGCCGCTGCGGTTGCGCACTTTTAGTGACAGCAGCTGTGAAGGCTGCGCCTTGTCCGCTTCGCTGAGATGGACCCGTATCGGTAGAGGATACTTACGATAGGGATCGTGCAGAAAGCTGACCTGCTCAGCGCCCAGTGCCATGGTCAGGGCGTCGACCACCTGGGACTGGGCCACGCCCAGGTTGGCGGCACGCTGGCGATCCACATGGATAAACCATTTTGGAGAAGGAGATTCCAGAGTGTTGTCCACGTCCACAATCCCTTCGCGCTGGCGCAACAGTTCGGTGATGCGCTCCGCCATACGGGCGCGCGTTTCGGGAGAAGGACCATAGATTTCCGCGACTATGGGTGCCAGAACCGGTGGTCCCGGTGGTACTTC
This portion of the Desulfurispirillum indicum S5 genome encodes:
- the recN gene encoding DNA repair protein RecN translates to MLQELTIKNLAIIKEVTVNFHHQLNILTGETGAGKSIIIDALGLICGAKAPKELIRSGEESMEVQALFENLHPELCQLLREQDIDCDDDQLIIRRVVNVNGQNKVYVNAAMQPVAFLKTLADHLVTIHAQNHHQMLLQPARHVSFLDAFLEAPQQLETYREHYQDYRRKRRHYDEAASRVREARQRLDFIQGQLEEIDSARLQPGEDEELENQLRVLTHAQDIVDLCQQVYDALEEADDAILARLAQVKRQLVSLTRFDNDFHSYLSELEGAVTTITDISAVAGQKAQEIEADEKQLAIVEGRIRLIDSLKLKYGTTVQAILEYGEELRAEQSELEQSLDLEKLQADSEEALAKAMDSGRQLSAQRQKAAAYITSSILQHLNQLHMKNCRFEVSMTSLDEPAEEGLEQVEFLLSANKGESLKPLAKVASGGEMSRIMLAIKGALAERETHAATMVFDEVDTGVSGAVAEMVGKKLKELARRHQVMVITHLPQVAVQGDQNYRITKITSGNATMTRVDALDHEEKVAEIARILSGVDITAESLSHARRYMDQLES
- the truA gene encoding tRNA pseudouridine(38-40) synthase TruA; this translates as MTEGTTNRRIALKVAYDGTHYHGWQTQENAANTIQAILEHAAGSVCNHPLYIHGSGRTDTGVHARGQICHLTTTSTIPLFKIIMGMNSMLPRDIRVRNAFDVDEDFHSQYSTHSKKYSYAILHGCQPDPLQRLYSWHVRQTIDPARLQEELNHFVGEHDFKACRAKKATTKTTVRTIYSIGVRVESPHKLHIHFHGNGFLKHMIRIMVGTAVDRAIGCLDRSIPEILLSRDRTRGGRTAAPCGLVMEEVLYEQYDFSADFRIT